CCTTTTTaaaacgtatacatggggatatatatggacctattcacccaccaagtggactgtctagatattttatggtcctaatagatgcatcttcaagatggtctcatgtgtgcctactatcatctcgcaacctggcgtttgcaaagctattagcccaaataattcgattaagggcataATTTCCAGATTATTCTATAAAGGCTATTcaccttgataatgctggagaattctcatctcaagcttttgatgattattgtctatcagttacgataaaagttgaacatcctgtagcttatgttcatactcaaaatggccttgcagagtcatttattaaacgcctgcaattgatagcaagaccactaattatgaaaataaaattttccactactgtttggggtcatgctatcttgcatgtagcatcacttatccgtcttagactgacacattataataaatactCTCCGTCATAATTAGTTTTTAGTTATGAACCAAAtgttgcccatctacgaattttcggatgtgctgtatatgtgccagtagcaccaccacaatgCAGTAAGATGAGCCCAtagagaaggttaggaatatatgttgggttcgaatcaccctctattattcgctatattgaaccattgacaggagatttatttacttcTCGATTTgtagattgtcggtttgatgaaataaatttttCACAATtaggggagagaaaaaggaaatcaaaagagaaattatgtggaaagtttcatcattatctcattttgatacacgtacccctatatgtaatcaggaggtccagaagatcatccatttacaaaatatagcaaatcaaatgcgagacgcatttactgatttgaaaaggataactaagtcacatatccctacagagaatgtgcctatctgaattgatgtcccagcaggaccatctactagcatgagagctagtgaacctaaagcatgcctgaagcgtggtaggcctttgggttctaaggatcgaaatcctcgaaaaagaaaattgacaaatgatcaaaacgatactttAAAAGGGATCTCTtaaagagacccaagatctgattagttctgagattcctaaagaaatcaatgaacccgagactcaagtgagtgaggaacttttaataagttctactgctGATggaattaatttaaatcgatctgaaatagtggtggataatatttttgcataaaaTATtacacttaacattatgcaagaaagtgaggattttgaaccccgatctgtcgaagaatgtcgacaaagatctgattggccaaaatggcaaggggcaattaaatcagaattgaacgcacttactaaaagagaggtctttggaccagtagtccaaacatcTGCTAGTATAAAACCAATTGGTCATAAATGAGTTTTTGTGCAAAAAAGgaatgacaaaaatgaagttgaaagatacaagatTCGCCTTGTCGCACAaagattctcacaacgacctggagtcgattatgaagaaacatatttacccgttatggatgccataacatttcgatatctcatcggtttagccttacgtgaaaggcttgaaatacatctgaTGGATGTGGTTATaacttatctgtacgggtcacttaataatgagatttacatgaaaatccctgaaggatttaaaatgcctgaagcaaattcaaaatctcgagaaatgtattcaatcagattacaaagatctttgtaaggtttaaagcaatctgggcacatgtggtataatcgccttagtgaatatttgttgaaagaaggttacataaatgatgttatttgtccatgtatttttataaagaaaatggcattagaatttgttatacttgctgtttatgttgataacataaatcttgttggaactccagaagagctctaaaaggcaattgaatatcttaagaaagaatttgagataaaAGATTCTGGAAAGACAAAaatttgtcttggtctgcaaattgaacatttagcagacggaaTCTTTATACATCATCTGCcaatacagaaagggtcttaaaatgcttttacatggacaaagcgcacccattgagtacgccaatggttgttcgatcacttgaaatgaataagGACTCGTTCTGACCTCcaaaagaggatgaggaactccttggtcttgaaacaccctatctcagtgcaattggtgcacttatgtatcttgctaatgctacaatgCCTGATATAGCATTTTCTGtcaatttactagcaagatatagctcttctcctacacagAGACATTGGAATGAGATTAAGCAtattttgcgatatttaaaggaaaCTCTTGATACGGGTTTGCTTTATGCTAACAAAAGTAGTGCAAAtattgttggttatgcagatgcatgttatttatctgatccccataaagctccatctcaaatcgggtacgtgtttacatgtggaggtactatcatatcatggcgttccacaaagcaatctattgttgctacttctttaAATCATGATGAGATAAtaactattcatgaagcaagtagggaatgcgtatagTTGAGATCGattttcattttattcaagaaaaatatggtttggaatgtgataaaagatccacaattttatatgaagacaatgctgcatgcataccccaattaaagggaggatttataaaatgtgatagaacgaagcacatttcacaaaaattattttacacacatgatcttcagaaaaaatggtgacattgatgtacaacacatccgttcaagtgacaatccggcagatttatttACTAAaactttgccaacttcaactcttgagaagatggtatacaagattggaatgcagagactaaaatatttgaaataagatttttatcagggggagtaaaatacacGCTATACTCTTTTTTCATTACTAAGGTTTTTTTCCACAggattttccttataaggtttttaatgagacaactagttatgcgtattactaaatatatgtactctttttccttcactaggatttttttcccacgagatttttcctagtaaggttttaatgaggcacattatattttaatgaacatccaagggggagtgttatgaatatattatattatggatgctcatttagtactctgttgtaaataagctttctgaaaaagcttatccatatgagactccaccgtaaatatatttatctatttagtactctattggaaataagcctcctgaagaagtttatcctttcagtactccgttatccgttatggataaatattatccccggtagaagattatttatatctggtacaatgagcttattctTTCGGTACTctattatggataaatattaccccggtagaagattatctatatctgatacaatagcagcttacaagcagcttaaaCAAACAGCTTGAAGTAGCAGCTTACATAACAACTTGCAGTAGCAACTTACaaacagcttacacagcagcttgcagtagcaacttacacaacaacttcctttcttctataaataaagaagatttcagttcattatgtacatcaattTCAAGTTGattaatatatcagtttctctttatacttatctttactttactgtatttattttataacaaatttatcaATTTTTGTGTGCTTTCTCTAGCACAACCTCTTTGGCCCTTTACGAGTCATAACAGAAGCCTTTCCGTAGAATCGCTTTTTGTCTGCTCTTCCCTAAATATCCCAAAGAGAACTTCTCTAATTTCTTGTCTGTAAAGTTTgagtaatttcttttctcttacaATAGACAATATATTCGCATTTGTCATTATTAAACTATTCACTGTACCTAATTACTAGTACCAGTAATTTGTTTCAATAGTTGTATTTGTTTGTTGGTTATTTATGCTTGCTCACCTCTCACTTTCTTCACGCCAATCATCCCTTCCACCTAAAGAGTTTTCTTTCGTGAGAATTACTTCCTTCAGCTGCTCCTCTCGCTCTCTATCTTTCTCGCATTGCTTTATTGTGACATACTCCCCTTTCTTTTCTCTTCGTACTTTGTTTCTTTGACTAATGTAAACAGCGTACATTACTTGTCCCTTCATTATTGAACTGTGTTCGTGGAAAGGTCTGCTCTTTATAATGTAAGAGTGAAAAAGCTGCTTTCTTTGCTAAATTGAtgctcattttctttcaattgTCCCGAATCATTCCCTTTCCACTTTTTCTCGTTATGGGTCCTCGCTAATTCTCgtattctttgatttttcttgtttCCTTGTTATGCCCATTTGGTTGAACTTGTTCTAAAACACTCAGAATCAATTGTTAAGAAATGGGTTCTCGCTAAATCCTTGGTTTTTTGGTTACTGGTACGTTACTCTTTTGCTCAGATATACTAGTACCTTTACAGTCAAAAAAGTTCTGACTATGTAACTGTAATTAGGCCATGGTCGGATTTTGTTCTTTTAATTAGTAAATGACGAGAAAGAGTATGTATATTTAATTTGTGATAAGAGTATTTAGACTATGGATATAAATTTTGTTAGTAAGAAATCTCAGAAGATGGAGAATTTCTGTTTCTTTCGTTAGTCTTGATTCTGTATGAGTTATGACTTCAACCTGTTAGTCTAATTTGCTTTTGGTCCTATTGAATTCAAGTTGGTGAAATCTTTTGGCAAGTTAAGCCTCATACTTACCTGAAATACATTATTGATTGCTAACTGATTCTTTTGTACTTCTAATCCCAAGACATTCTTTGTAAATATGTAAACATCATTAATTAGCATCCTATTCCATGTGCCTCATTGAAGGTCAAGTATACAGTTAACATATACATATGAATCAacacatttttccttttttcccctAAATAATCTAGTCATGATCAAGTAAGTGTTGTTTTCTGCCCAAAAGATTATGCTTATTTTCACTATGCTAATCTAGTTTAAGTGGTATTGGCCTCTCGAGTCCCTTTGGTTCTGTTCTAGTTTCTCTTCTTTAAGTTGTCCGTAGAAAGGGAAACAGAACAAAGCTTTTCCCTTCATTAGCCAACATTTTGAGTGGTAATGGAAGAAACCTTTGTTCCGTTCCGTGGAATTAAGAATGATCTCAAAGGAAGACTGTTATGCTACAAGCAAGACTGGACTGGTGGTCTCCGTGCAGGTATCAGGTTCGTTAATTTTACTTAAGCTGAAGTGAAACTGAACAGTAAATGATTTTGTATATTGGCTGGGCCTAGACTTCTTTTGAGGAGATTTGAGTATTATTCTTATTATCTTCGGCTTTCTGTCTGTTTAAAAGCAACACTGTAATGAGCAACTTTAATTGACTTGATTGCATTTTAATTTTCAATGATGTGCATGAATTGTCTTATATGTTAAGGATCCTGGCTCCAACGACCTACATCTTTTTCGCATCAGCAATTCCTGTTATTTCTTTTGGTGAGCAACTAGAAAGAAGCACCGGTAAGACAGATTTTGACAATTTCAGTCGATCCTTACCCGATGGTGTATTCACCGAACTGCTGTATCTGTCTTATATTATTGCTAGATGGAAGTATAACTGCAGTGCAGACTCTTGCTTCAACTGCAATTTGTGGTGTGATCCATTCCATTTTCGGTGGACAGCCACTCCTTATACTAGGAGTAGCTGAGCCAACTGTACTTATGTACACTTTTATGTTCAACTTTGCAAAAGATCGAAAGGACTTGGGTCCGAAGCTGTTTCTAGCCTGGACAGCATGGTAACTTCTTGCCACTCTTGAATCACTATCTACCAGTGCCGTCAAGCTTTCTGACTTGGTTATGTGCAGGGTGTGTGTTTGGACCGCTTTTCTGCTCATCTTGCTGGCAATTTTGGGTGCATGCTCTATAATAAACAGATTTACACGTCTTGCTGGTGAATTATTTGGTCTACTAATTGCTATGCTCTTTATGCAACAGGCTATTAAGGTAAGGAAGTCTTGATCCTAGTCTCTCAATTTTCTAAGCAGTCAGCCCAAATTAATTTTGGATGTCTTCCAGCAGTGCACCTTGCATTTTCTTTCTTGAATTCTTTTAAGAGATCAGCAATACTATGAGAAAAGCAGAATTCAGTTATGCTTTCATTGAAGCTTTATCATTTGATAGCAATTTCCTCAAGAATTTACAGTTGTGTGACTTTTCATGTACTAGTTTTGGTATATTGCAATTTTGATGACCAATTCCTTTTCCCCTGATTGTTGCAAATTGtgatctatttcttcagtttcacTGTTGGCTGGTCTATTCCAGAAACAGTGCTTTCACAAATTCCTACTAATGCATAGATTTATGGTCTAATTCTTAAAATAGTAttgttgtttttttaatttttcagtaCTAATGCATGCAAACACAGGGACTAGTAGAGGAGTTTGGCATACCAGAAAGAGAAAACCCTCATCAGGTTGCGTTCCTACCTTCTTGGCGCTTTGCAAATGTGATGTTTGCATTAGTTCTATCCTTCGGCCTTCTGTTCACTGCATTGAGGAGCCGTAAAGCTAGATCCTGGCGCTATGGGACAGGTATACAATTTTCAGTTTAAGTACATGAACATGAAAGACAACATAAAAGAAAACAATTATAGCTTTCACCCACTTTATTCTTAAACTTAATATATGTGCACAAAGGTGAATTTGTTGTGTTTATCAATTTAGTAATGATCGATTGCTTTGAAAACTAGAAAGGCAAATTGTTGCCTTGTGTGAAATTGCTGACACTTCATTTTTGTTAAGGCTGGCTTCGAGGATTTATTGCTGACTATGGTGTCCCACTAATGGTGCTTGTTTGGACGGGTGTTTCGTATATACCAGCCAATGATGTTCCACAAGGGATTCCACGGCGCCTTTTCAGCCCCAATCCATGGTCGCCCGGTGCTTACTTGAATTGGACAGTTATAAaggtgcttcttcttcttcttccacggCGCCTTTTCGTATATACCAGCCAATGATGTTCTTCTTAGTGTTATCAATCCAAGGATCAGACATgcttcttttctatttattcttgATAGCTCATACTCAAGTGGTGCTTTTCACAGGAAATGTTGCATGTTCCTCCACTGTATATTTTTGGAGCTTTTATTCCAGCCACAATGATTGCTGTTCTGTACTACTTTGATCACAGTGTTGCATCTCAACTTGCGCAACAAAAAGAGTTCAATCTAAAGAAACCTTCCTCGTATCATTATGATCTCCTTCTTTTGGGCTTCTTGGTATGCTGGTGGCTCTGGCCTTTTCTTTTAGTCAtcaatttgggttttcaaaagtgtttttagCTATAACTGATTAGTTGATCACTTTGGTGCTTGTATATTCGCTAGGTCATACTATGTGGTCTTATTGGCATTCCTCCTTCCAATGGAGTCATTCCACAATCTCCAATGCATACGAAAAGCTTGGCCACATTGAAACATCAGGTACCAAAATTCTCTCTTAATATACAATTCTAGTCCATTGGGATTACTGAACTTGAAGAGAGTCATATGTACACTGCCAATTTTTTGTTGAATAGTACACAAGTGTTGAGCAGAAGGAACTCCGGAAGTAGGAATCATCTACACAAGACCTCACTATGGACCAAGAAAGAATGTAACTTCATAAATATTTGTTGTCTCATGCTTTCTGTTTTCCCCCCCAACAATGCTCACGAAATAATGTTGCTGTTTCTAGTCTAACGAAATAATGTTGCTGTTTCAAGTCTAATCGACAATTTAGGATGCTTGATTGGTCTTTCAGAGATTATATCTAATTCTTCTTATTAATATTTCAATATTGTTTTCTCTCTATGGAAACAGCTTTTACGGAATAAACTTGTATCAACAGCAAGAAAAAGCATGAGTAAAAATGCAAATCTTGGCCAATTGTACAGGAGCATGCAGGAGGCTTACAATGAGATGCAGACTCCCCTTGTCTATCAAACTCCATCGGGACTGGTAAATTGTTGATGTAATTGCTGAATGAGGATATCGAAGTAATTAACATGCTTAACTTAGTAATACTTCCGTCAAACAGGGGCTCAAAGAGCTAAAGGAGTCAACAATTCAGCAGTCATCGAGTATGGGCTACATTAGTGCACCAGTTGATGAGACAGTCTTTGATGTCAATAAGGATGTTGATGATCTTTTACCAGTAGAAGTCAAAGAACAACGCCTAAGCAATCTCCTTCAGGCATTAATGGTTGGTGCTTGCGTTGCTGCTATGCCTATCTTGAAAAAGATTCCTACTTCAGTTCTCTGGGGATACTTTGCTTTCATGGCAATTGAGAGCTTGCCAGGAAATCAGTTTTGGGAGAGGATATTACTGCTTTTAACTGCACCAAGCCGAAGATACAAGTGAGTGTCTCTGCCCAATAGTCAATATGCATATTAGTGCATCGGGTCCATAGTTCATCCCCGACATTTCTTCCCCACTATCCTTTTTTTATCTAGTGTCCATCTCGCTAGCAAGATACAGGGATGCATGAATTATTCCCATTGCATATCCTTCCAGAAGAGGACTCTGGATTTTGCACTGCCAAAGAAGACACGACTTCTTAGTTCTGGGTTTTAGTTCTTTAGAAACTCACATAATCTAATAATTTTTCTAGCTTGCTTTGAAAATCCACTTACCTCTCTCTGTATTTGTAACTTATTCAGGGTCTTGGAAGACAGTCATGCGACATTTTTGGAGATAGTGCCTTTCAAGACAATTGCCGGTTTCACCTTGTTTCAGACATTTCATTTGCTCCTGTGTTTCGGCATAACATGGATACCAGTAGCAGGTGTCCTTTTCCCAATGTTGATCATGCTTCTTGTCCCTGTTCGCCAGTATCTGCTGCCCAAGTTTTTCAAAGGAGCACATCTACAAGATCTGGATGCTGCAGAATATGAAGAAGCCTCAGCTGTAACTTACAATATGTCCTTTGAAGTAAGTTAGCACAAACATTATATATCGTTTAGTTCTTTTTCTATGATAAAGACAATCAATTTCACATTTTAAAAAAGATTAGATTCTTTATGGTTTCTCCAGGGTGAAGGCAGTTATTATGAGGTTATATATGGATCAAAATTTAACATTTGCACTGGAAAACTTTCTGATGAATATTGCAGTTATTTCCAGTGCAAGTAGCTTAAATCAAGACACATAAGTTTTCTTGAaacattttcttaattttgtgaTTTATACTTTTGCAGGATCGAGGTGTTCAGGCAAGACCAACCCGCATTGATAGCGGTGAAATTCTTGACGAAATGGTCACAAGAAGCCGTGGGGAAATCCGACATTCGTGCAGCCCAAAAGTAACTAGTTCAACCCCAACTCCTCTTCAAGAGATAAAGCCTGTGCATAGCCCACAGTTAATGCAAAGGGCTTACAGTCCAAGATCAAATGAGGTAAGAGCAGAAAGGAGCCCTGCACTGAGTGGAAAGGGACTCGAAATAAAGCAAACTCCAAGCCCTGGGCCATCTAACCTTGGTAAAAGCAGTCAAGGTTCATCTTCTACCCAGTATCAAATGCAAGTTAATGAGTTTATTTAGTATACACCAGTTCTCGAGAGGACTTTCTGGAGTCGTTCATTTGTGTTTGAGAGGTTATCAAATGTTTGTGCTTTACTATAACCTTATTTTAGGAATCTCTATATGTGTTTTACTGGTTGCAACGATGTATAGGAGAGTACTGTTTTATTGGTCTTACTCTTATAAGCAATTATAATCTATGGGCAGAAGACAAACCATTATAcatgagaaaagaaagagaaaactgTGTGAAAATTTGCGTTTCTTTGTTGTATTATCAAGAGTTTTATGGAAAAAAGGAAGAACTTCTGAACGTCTGCCCCATTTACGTATTTGTTGTACTATCAACTAGCTTTTAGCAGTAAACTGTGAGCTAAACTCAATGTATTTCATCTGCTCCACATAAGTCTCCTACTGAAGCTGATGTCCCTTGGGAGTTTGATGTAGAAGAGTCAATTGTGAGTTAAAGTTATAGCACAAACAAAAGGAAAGGTCCAACTTTCCGTTGCTTGTCGCATGATCAGTAGTAAAGCTTTATCTAGTCACCTTGTCATTGGTTGCTACTAGTGCTTCTTTTGCAGAAGATTGACTTTAGATTTCTGTTCAAACTTGCTGGTTCTTGTTCTTTTTCTCTTGCATTTTCGTGTTATAACCTAAATTATTTCTCAATGGCATTATACACAATATGACAAGAGTTAGCTTGCTTTAACATCACAAGGGATAACAAATAAGCAAGCATTGGTTGTTTTGATTCCAGATTGATATCGTACTATTTCTTTGTTTATTGCAGTATGATAATTGACAGGATTCATATGAGACTTATAATAGATATTATTCATGCTTAAGATGTTTCTAAGCACAGAATTGAAAATTAAAGTAGAGTTATTTTGTTAAAAAAGGCTTAGTTGATTCGAGTGAGATTTGAGGAACATATTGCCAATCCtaatactttattttcttacCCTTTTTCTTCATAAAACTTTGAGGCACTGAACAAGTCCTATTCTTGATAAATAAGGATGTGATAAATTCAATTAAATGCTTCTGGTTCGTACATAGGCGACGCCCACTTGATCTTGCTGAATTCTAATACAGATGCTCTATTTGTCTAAAAATGAACCAGAAACGTAAAGGAAGACTCACAGTATGTGATTTTAATATAGGAAAATATTTATCAAATAGAAAAAAGGTAATTTAACTGCTCAATACGCATAAGCACGAGTGAAGCTTGACAGAAAAATTGCAGTTAATTTCACCGTATATTTCATTTTCTAGGACACTCTTACTATTTTGAACTTCTTAAAAAATATTAGTATAtatcaaatataaaaataatgcaaaaaaaataacaatagtTATAAATAAACTAATTTTGTTATGCTCAGAATTTAGTTAGTACGCTTAATATACATGCAAActaaactaaaatttcaacttAGCAAAGAACCTATGATAATTAAGTCTTCTTTCCTCCTTTGACGACTAAGTCTATCAGACACGTGTAGATTGAAGTTTGATGAAATCGTCAGGTTcaatgaaatgaatatatttAGACATCTTTGAAGTTTCGCTAAACATATTGTATTTTTCTGGTATATGAAAGTTCTATGCTCCACAATGGTATGGAGTAAATTTTACTGGCGGTCAACAACATTTATGCtcatttattattcttttttattatatgacaattattttacttttgcTCCACTTATCACAAAATTAACTTTGATCGATTTTTATAAAAGTCTTATGTTTGATAGTAAGTTCAAAATGGGACCTTAAATATATTCCTTAGTAGTTTTTATCCCATAAGGCGGTAAAAAATGAGTACTTTTGGTTTCATCGAGTATTTAACAAACTATAATTGTTATTTGAATGAAAACTCAAAAAGAAAGGGATCTAATATGAAATCACACTTATAAGTGTATTTTGTGCAATTTCGGGTATTTTTGGCTTACTAGTTTTAGAGTACGCGCGTTGTGCGTGTACTTCATATAAGTGAGTATACacttttaaaaattacaaaaatattatttatctatgtaattaagttataaaataaaattaaaaaagaaagcaCAAGCTCTTGAAAATGatgattattgatgatatatAGCCCaacttaataaagaaaaaaataggtACATCACATAAAATTATTCTAATATCTTATCGTAATTTTGGTATATGAGTTGTGCATTTGCTTTAGTTGTTCAACATAACACAATAATATACTAACTCGTACTCAAATATATCTTGTAACAATATTATATTCTTCATGGCcttaaaaaataaattctttttgcTCAAGTACGTAATATGAATTTCATCTTATTCTTACTGAAAATCAAActggaaaataaaaataaaaaaggactCCATATTATTAGGTTTAACTATCATATGAACAACTTAATTGGATAGGTATTATTTAAGCCCAATTACatgtgttttattattattattattattattattattattattattattattattattatttattattattattattattattattattattattattattattattattattattattattattattattatcttgaAGTACATGAAGGTATCGTTATTAATATAATTCTCAAAAGGTATAAAATCTATTAACACTTCATGTAAGTTTTAATGTGCATTCAGATAAATCATTAATATagtgtttgcaatatttatttttatctacatatatattttttattttttgaattataaAAGCGAATTATAGTTAACTATTTAAAAGctattcattgataatatttaGTGACGGTACTTGAATTCAACTGATTGGATATTATCTCATTCACGAGTAATACTGCTAAAATATAGTCTCTTTTATTATTTGGATGGCTTTAACATGAGAATCTTACTATTAATATTGATATTTGTCACGGATTTCATAGTTATATCAATAATTAAAGGTAATCATAAAAGACAACAAAAACCTAAAAccaaggattttttttttaaatttcaaaactaaattcaaaataaaatacatatcTAGCCGTGTGGATCTTttgatttgaaattttaaataataaaccTACTCTTTGTGTCTCAATTGAGTTCCACGTCCATCAAAGAAAAAGGATATAATTTATTATCTCAATATGAAAAGTATGGTAATTTAAATGAGGAAATAATTTACggtaaattttttattaatttttaagtcctaaatattaatagttcttatatattttaaataagaaaagatttctaataaaattaaatgactatttctaaatattagaaaaataattgaatgattatttttaaattttaggaAGTTAATTAGAATaactatttttaaagggtaaaaaaggcgaacgatatttctcttagggccttcgtgcttttaatatagtactagtctctATGTACGTGCCTTGCACGTAAACCATAGACGCGTGTAATAGTTAACATAAAATATGTGAATATACTTTTTTTCTCGTATATATTTTAGTTTTTGACAAACGTTTTTTAGCCTCTAAGTAAAGTAAATGATAAATCCGGCAAACTATTTTGTATAAATGCCATTAAAATATGTATGTGGGTTACAAGCTTTCAACAGCCATAAATTGGAACCTTTTATTATTCTCAAACATATGAAAGTACAATCACATAATAaaaacttaacattataaaatcaagaaaaaaatatatacttcTTAATACAATCTAATGAATATATCAGGTAAAAGGAGTCTATTACTTTTAACAATATAGAGGAACAAAAGAAGAGAGTGGCTGCGTCTACTACCGGGGAACAACGACATCTAGCTAagtcttcttttctctttctgagaGAGGTTAGTTAGGATAAATATCATTATGTGTACCAACTTAAGGTTTTC
This DNA window, taken from Nicotiana tabacum cultivar K326 chromosome 4, ASM71507v2, whole genome shotgun sequence, encodes the following:
- the LOC107791937 gene encoding putative boron transporter 2 isoform X1, whose protein sequence is MEETFVPFRGIKNDLKGRLLCYKQDWTGGLRAGIRILAPTTYIFFASAIPVISFGEQLERSTDGSITAVQTLASTAICGVIHSIFGGQPLLILGVAEPTVLMYTFMFNFAKDRKDLGPKLFLAWTAWVCVWTAFLLILLAILGACSIINRFTRLAGELFGLLIAMLFMQQAIKGLVEEFGIPERENPHQVAFLPSWRFANVMFALVLSFGLLFTALRSRKARSWRYGTGWLRGFIADYGVPLMVLVWTGVSYIPANDVPQGIPRRLFSPNPWSPGAYLNWTVIKEMLHVPPLYIFGAFIPATMIAVLYYFDHSVASQLAQQKEFNLKKPSSYHYDLLLLGFLVILCGLIGIPPSNGVIPQSPMHTKSLATLKHQLLRNKLVSTARKSMSKNANLGQLYRSMQEAYNEMQTPLVYQTPSGLGLKELKESTIQQSSSMGYISAPVDETVFDVNKDVDDLLPVEVKEQRLSNLLQALMVGACVAAMPILKKIPTSVLWGYFAFMAIESLPGNQFWERILLLLTAPSRRYKVLEDSHATFLEIVPFKTIAGFTLFQTFHLLLCFGITWIPVAGVLFPMLIMLLVPVRQYLLPKFFKGAHLQDLDAAEYEEASAVTYNMSFEDRGVQARPTRIDSGEILDEMVTRSRGEIRHSCSPKVTSSTPTPLQEIKPVHSPQLMQRAYSPRSNEVRAERSPALSGKGLEIKQTPSPGPSNLGKSSQGSSSTQYQMQVNEFI
- the LOC107791937 gene encoding putative boron transporter 2 isoform X2, with the translated sequence MYTFMFNFAKDRKDLGPKLFLAWTAWVCVWTAFLLILLAILGACSIINRFTRLAGELFGLLIAMLFMQQAIKGLVEEFGIPERENPHQVAFLPSWRFANVMFALVLSFGLLFTALRSRKARSWRYGTGWLRGFIADYGVPLMVLVWTGVSYIPANDVPQGIPRRLFSPNPWSPGAYLNWTVIKEMLHVPPLYIFGAFIPATMIAVLYYFDHSVASQLAQQKEFNLKKPSSYHYDLLLLGFLVILCGLIGIPPSNGVIPQSPMHTKSLATLKHQLLRNKLVSTARKSMSKNANLGQLYRSMQEAYNEMQTPLVYQTPSGLGLKELKESTIQQSSSMGYISAPVDETVFDVNKDVDDLLPVEVKEQRLSNLLQALMVGACVAAMPILKKIPTSVLWGYFAFMAIESLPGNQFWERILLLLTAPSRRYKVLEDSHATFLEIVPFKTIAGFTLFQTFHLLLCFGITWIPVAGVLFPMLIMLLVPVRQYLLPKFFKGAHLQDLDAAEYEEASAVTYNMSFEDRGVQARPTRIDSGEILDEMVTRSRGEIRHSCSPKVTSSTPTPLQEIKPVHSPQLMQRAYSPRSNEVRAERSPALSGKGLEIKQTPSPGPSNLGKSSQGSSSTQYQMQVNEFI